The Halococcus sediminicola genome has a segment encoding these proteins:
- the dph5 gene encoding diphthine synthase has product MLTFVGLGLYDERSITVEGREALRDAEQVFAEFYTSKLAGTTVEDLETSHDISIEVRDRAGVEQDPDPILDSAETRPTVFLVAGDPMVSTTHTDLRLRAHERGIETRIVHGTTAQAAAGSLTGLQNYRFGKATTVPFAYRDRPVPKSVVETIEANRERGLHTLCYLDIKAAEDRYMSADIAAERLAPEFDGLGVVVARAGSPDPLVVADRLSALAEGEFGDPLHLLVLPGDLHHLEREALEALADAPPELL; this is encoded by the coding sequence ATGCTCACCTTCGTTGGCCTCGGTCTCTACGACGAGCGCTCGATCACGGTCGAGGGTCGAGAAGCACTTCGGGACGCTGAGCAGGTCTTCGCCGAGTTTTACACCAGCAAACTGGCGGGAACCACGGTCGAAGACCTCGAAACCTCCCACGATATCTCCATCGAGGTCCGCGACCGCGCTGGCGTCGAGCAGGACCCGGACCCGATCCTCGATAGCGCCGAAACACGTCCAACGGTATTTCTCGTCGCCGGCGATCCGATGGTTTCGACGACACATACGGACCTCAGGCTCCGCGCCCACGAGCGCGGCATCGAAACCCGAATAGTCCACGGAACGACCGCTCAGGCCGCCGCGGGCTCGCTCACCGGCCTCCAGAACTACCGCTTCGGCAAGGCCACAACTGTGCCGTTCGCCTACCGGGATCGACCAGTGCCGAAAAGCGTCGTCGAAACCATCGAAGCGAACCGCGAGCGCGGCCTGCACACGCTCTGCTATCTCGATATCAAGGCCGCGGAGGATCGGTACATGAGCGCCGACATCGCTGCCGAGCGACTCGCGCCGGAATTCGATGGGTTGGGAGTGGTCGTCGCCCGTGCCGGCAGCCCCGACCCGCTCGTGGTCGCCGATCGACTGTCGGCGCTCGCGGAGGGTGAGTTCGGCGACCCGCTCCACCTGCTCGTGCTTCCGGGCGACCTGCATCACCTCGAACGCGAGGCGCTCGAAGCGCTCGCCGACGCGCCGCCAGAACTACTTTAG
- the artA gene encoding archaeosortase A yields MLDGLLGALAWFGRFSDPLAWLSVLAFGAGGLLSWRDSRLARPVTVAAWGVFAVFWLSVFHHFAFVQKSFIEGIGVLVAVPTSAYAGFLLARGRDSLFVLSRAIAAMGLIFFPFETIPALQEFLIESVTSQTAFLMELIGANPTIVSGTAVPGGSYPDYQSTFWFVDGGHTITYTILIACTGIGSMAIFGGLIAAVAAPLSRKLRALAVSIPVIYALNLVRNVFIGLGFGLQKFHFFPDLVMGLFGASDPYKVSYFIVDRVLAQSLSVLALVGVTWVVVRELPEIMVVIEDVLFMATGTEYDLRGALGVGVREAQRASDSTSGHRP; encoded by the coding sequence ATGCTCGACGGCTTGTTGGGTGCGCTCGCGTGGTTCGGTCGGTTCTCGGACCCGCTGGCGTGGCTCTCGGTGCTCGCCTTCGGTGCCGGTGGGTTGCTCTCGTGGCGCGATAGCCGTCTCGCCCGGCCGGTGACGGTCGCCGCATGGGGCGTCTTCGCCGTCTTCTGGCTGTCGGTCTTCCATCACTTCGCGTTCGTCCAGAAGAGCTTCATCGAGGGGATCGGGGTGCTCGTGGCCGTGCCGACGAGTGCGTATGCCGGATTCCTGCTCGCTCGCGGGCGCGACTCGCTGTTCGTGCTCTCGCGGGCAATCGCCGCGATGGGGCTGATCTTCTTTCCGTTCGAGACGATTCCCGCGCTCCAAGAGTTCCTCATCGAGAGTGTGACGAGTCAGACCGCCTTCCTGATGGAACTGATAGGGGCGAACCCCACGATCGTCTCGGGCACGGCGGTTCCCGGGGGGAGCTATCCCGATTACCAGAGCACGTTCTGGTTCGTCGACGGCGGCCACACTATCACCTACACCATCCTCATCGCCTGCACCGGCATCGGCAGCATGGCCATCTTCGGGGGTCTCATCGCGGCGGTTGCGGCCCCGCTCTCCCGGAAACTCCGTGCACTCGCCGTCTCGATTCCGGTGATCTACGCGCTGAACCTCGTTCGCAACGTCTTCATCGGGCTGGGGTTCGGGCTGCAGAAGTTCCACTTCTTTCCCGACCTCGTGATGGGGCTGTTCGGCGCGAGCGATCCCTACAAGGTCTCGTATTTCATCGTCGATCGCGTGCTCGCCCAGAGCCTCTCCGTGCTGGCGCTCGTGGGGGTGACGTGGGTCGTCGTCCGCGAACTGCCCGAGATCATGGTCGTCATCGAGGACGTGCTGTTCATGGCCACGGGTACGGAATACGACCTCCGGGGTGCGCTCGGCGTCGGGGTGCGCGAGGCGCAACGCGCCTCGGATAGCACGAGCGGGCATCGCCCGTGA